From Mycobacterium cookii:
ATCGCCGACTTCGACGAGGAGCACCAGTGCCCGTTCTGGGCGTCGTTGAAAGGCCGATCGTGAGTACACCCGAACCGGGCGAGTTCGCTCGAGCATGGTCCGCGGCGTGGAACCATCGCGACGTCGAGGCTGTGCTCGCGCATTTCCACGACGACGTCGTCTTCAGCTCCCCGGTCGCTGCCGAATTACTTCCTGGCACAGCAGGAGTCGTGCGCGGTAAAGCCGCGCTACGTGAGTACTGGTCGACGGCATTGGCTGCACATCCCGAGTTGCACTTCGACGTGCTGGGTGTCTACCGGGGCCAAGGTGTTCTGGTGATCAACTATCGCAACGAGCGCGGCGGACTGG
This genomic window contains:
- a CDS encoding nuclear transport factor 2 family protein, with product MVSTPEPGEFARAWSAAWNHRDVEAVLAHFHDDVVFSSPVAAELLPGTAGVVRGKAALREYWSTALAAHPELHFDVLGVYRGQGVLVINYRNERGGLVNEVLEFDGGLVRRGHGAYLD